One part of the Parasphingorhabdus sp. SCSIO 66989 genome encodes these proteins:
- a CDS encoding FixH family protein has product MTMNNGRKPPKKFTGYHALAMFIAFFGVIIAVNLVMARYAISSFGGTVVDNSYVASQKYNEWLEAARAQELYGWTISEPLREDGYVVMRITLGDEKAPMTGANITAEAMHPVGRADSFTFQLSESAPGVYRSVDPVPEGRWKLQIAIDRAGQSYRMRSEIL; this is encoded by the coding sequence ATGACCATGAATAATGGCCGCAAGCCCCCCAAGAAGTTCACCGGCTATCATGCGCTGGCAATGTTTATCGCCTTTTTCGGGGTGATCATCGCGGTCAATCTGGTGATGGCGCGCTATGCGATTTCCAGCTTTGGCGGCACGGTGGTGGATAACAGCTATGTCGCCAGCCAGAAATATAATGAATGGCTGGAAGCGGCGCGGGCGCAGGAGCTTTATGGTTGGACCATCTCCGAGCCGCTGCGTGAGGATGGCTATGTGGTGATGCGTATTACTCTGGGCGATGAAAAGGCACCGATGACCGGCGCGAATATCACCGCCGAGGCGATGCATCCGGTTGGTCGTGCGGATTCCTTTACCTTCCAACTCAGCGAGAGCGCGCCGGGCGTGTATCGCAGCGTCGATCCGGTGCCCGAAGGCCGGTGGAAGCTGCAGATCGCAATTGACCGTGCGGGCCAAAGCTATCGCATGCGGAGCGAGATATTGTGA
- the ccoS gene encoding cbb3-type cytochrome oxidase assembly protein CcoS has protein sequence MSGLAILIPIALFMGLCGLGFFFWAMRNGQFEDLDGAAHRVLIDDEAPASGDDGEGE, from the coding sequence ATGAGTGGCTTGGCGATCCTGATTCCCATCGCGCTGTTTATGGGTCTGTGCGGTCTGGGCTTCTTCTTCTGGGCCATGCGCAATGGCCAGTTTGAGGATCTGGACGGCGCGGCGCATCGCGTTTTGATCGATGACGAAGCGCCGGCTTCGGGTGATGATGGGGAGGGCGAATAA
- the ccoP gene encoding cytochrome-c oxidase, cbb3-type subunit III, with the protein MAENIRTDEATGTDTVGHEWDGIEELNTPLPRWWLWTFYATVFWALVYVILYPAWPLVNSATAGVLGWSSRGDVEQQLAARQEQLAPVHEALIAADINSIPGNDELRTTAIQGGASAYKVHCVQCHGADAAGLGGYPNLNDDDWLWGGDLEAIEYTLVHGIRNPDHDETRFSQMPAFGADGLLDSAQIADTVAYVRTLSGEEQASAASQRGAELFANNCAVCHGAEGKGDRSLGAPNLTDAIALYGTDRESLTNTIYYSRNGVMPRWGQRLDAATIRMLAVYIHSLGGGEAAPVPEEAGQETENAEGAAQAETASADSESSDG; encoded by the coding sequence CCGATGAAGCCACCGGCACCGATACGGTGGGCCATGAATGGGATGGCATTGAGGAGCTGAACACGCCGCTGCCGCGCTGGTGGTTGTGGACCTTTTATGCCACCGTCTTCTGGGCGCTGGTCTATGTCATCCTCTATCCCGCCTGGCCACTGGTGAACAGCGCCACAGCGGGCGTTCTCGGCTGGTCAAGCCGCGGCGATGTCGAGCAGCAGCTTGCTGCGCGTCAGGAACAATTGGCACCGGTGCATGAGGCGCTGATCGCTGCCGATATCAACTCCATCCCCGGCAATGACGAATTGCGCACCACCGCGATACAGGGCGGTGCCTCGGCCTATAAGGTCCATTGCGTGCAATGCCATGGCGCCGATGCTGCGGGCCTTGGTGGCTACCCCAATCTCAACGATGATGACTGGCTCTGGGGCGGTGATCTGGAAGCGATTGAATATACGCTGGTGCATGGCATCCGGAACCCGGACCATGATGAGACTCGTTTCTCGCAAATGCCAGCCTTTGGTGCCGATGGCCTGCTCGATAGCGCGCAGATTGCCGATACTGTTGCCTATGTCCGCACATTGTCGGGCGAGGAGCAGGCAAGCGCCGCATCGCAGCGCGGTGCAGAGCTGTTCGCCAATAATTGCGCAGTGTGTCACGGTGCCGAGGGCAAGGGCGATCGCTCGCTCGGCGCGCCCAACCTCACCGATGCGATTGCGCTTTACGGCACGGATCGGGAATCACTCACCAACACCATCTATTATAGCCGCAATGGCGTGATGCCACGCTGGGGCCAGCGGCTTGATGCGGCCACGATCCGCATGTTGGCGGTCTATATCCACTCGCTCGGCGGTGGTGAGGCCGCGCCGGTGCCCGAGGAAGCAGGGCAAGAAACCGAAAATGCCGAAGGCGCGGCGCAAGCCGAAACCGCCTCGGCAGATAGCGAAAGCAGCGATGGCTAA
- the ccoG gene encoding cytochrome c oxidase accessory protein CcoG, giving the protein MANPDITAEPERHIDLYAARKDVFPKAVNGFFRRLKWQIMAVTLAVYYITPWIRWDRGPYAPDQAVLVDLANRRFYFFSIEIWPHEFYYVAGMLVMAGIGLFLITSAVGRAWCGYACPQTVWTDLFQHVERWVDGDRNAQFRLKDSPWNFTKVRKRLTKWGIWLFIAFWTGGAWIMYFADAPTLVVDFWQGEAPFVAYATVGILTAITFIFGGFMREQVCIYMCPWPRIQTAMMDEKSLMVTYKDWRGEPRGSVKKAQKQPGAFGDCVDCNQCVAVCPTGIDIREGPQIGCITCALCIDACDTVMEQVGRPRGLIDYITEEDTEREKAGEPARANWKMLLRPRTLAYFTLWASIGMAMLFVLGNRSRLDLAAQQDRSPPFVQLSNGDVRNSFTVKLRNMENRPRDVIISVSGLEGATAWSDTVPRRDGQTSFTASVPADSVGKLQLFVVAPRDGAPGEELTITARGADAAADDSKASDSESFTFERPGQ; this is encoded by the coding sequence ATGGCTAACCCTGATATCACCGCCGAGCCGGAGCGGCATATTGATCTTTATGCCGCTCGCAAGGACGTCTTCCCCAAGGCGGTAAACGGCTTTTTCCGGCGTCTGAAATGGCAGATCATGGCGGTGACGCTGGCGGTCTATTATATCACGCCATGGATACGCTGGGACCGCGGACCCTATGCCCCGGATCAGGCGGTGCTGGTCGATCTCGCCAATCGGCGTTTTTACTTTTTCAGCATCGAAATCTGGCCGCATGAATTTTATTATGTCGCCGGGATGCTGGTGATGGCGGGGATTGGCCTGTTTCTGATCACCTCCGCTGTTGGTCGCGCCTGGTGCGGCTATGCCTGTCCGCAGACGGTGTGGACCGATCTGTTCCAGCATGTCGAGCGCTGGGTCGATGGCGACCGCAATGCGCAATTCCGGCTGAAAGATTCGCCCTGGAATTTTACTAAGGTCCGCAAGCGGCTGACTAAATGGGGCATCTGGCTGTTTATCGCCTTTTGGACCGGCGGTGCATGGATCATGTATTTTGCCGATGCGCCGACTCTGGTGGTGGATTTCTGGCAGGGCGAGGCGCCGTTTGTCGCCTATGCCACGGTTGGCATATTGACGGCGATCACCTTCATCTTTGGCGGCTTTATGCGTGAACAGGTGTGCATCTATATGTGCCCATGGCCGCGCATCCAGACGGCGATGATGGATGAAAAATCGCTGATGGTCACCTATAAGGACTGGCGCGGTGAACCGCGTGGCAGCGTCAAAAAAGCGCAGAAACAGCCTGGCGCCTTTGGCGATTGTGTCGATTGCAACCAGTGCGTCGCCGTCTGCCCCACCGGCATTGATATTCGCGAAGGTCCGCAAATTGGCTGCATCACCTGTGCGCTGTGCATCGATGCCTGTGACACCGTGATGGAACAGGTTGGACGGCCACGCGGCCTGATCGACTATATTACCGAGGAAGACACTGAGCGCGAAAAGGCCGGTGAACCGGCACGCGCCAATTGGAAGATGCTGCTGCGTCCGCGCACGCTCGCCTATTTCACGCTCTGGGCCAGTATCGGCATGGCGATGCTGTTTGTTCTCGGCAATCGTTCGCGGCTTGATCTGGCGGCGCAACAGGATCGCAGCCCGCCTTTTGTTCAGCTCTCCAATGGCGATGTGCGCAACAGCTTCACCGTCAAGCTGCGCAATATGGAGAACCGTCCGCGCGATGTGATTATCTCGGTCAGCGGTCTGGAAGGGGCAACCGCGTGGAGCGACACCGTGCCGCGCCGCGATGGCCAAACCAGCTTCACCGCCTCCGTGCCTGCGGACAGTGTCGGCAAGCTGCAGCTCTTCGTCGTCGCACCGCGTGATGGCGCGCCAGGTGAAGAGCTGACCATCACCGCGCGCGGTGCCGATGCTGCTGCCGATGACAGCAAGGCCAGCGACAGCGAGAGCTTCACCTTTGAAAGGCCAGGACAGTGA
- a CDS encoding heavy metal translocating P-type ATPase, with amino-acid sequence MNAAYAPVSVDDAAACEDSRFAVPAIRCAGCISKIERGLNAVPGVAAARVNFSSKQVAISHDPALSEADLLRAIEDIGFEAQILADNPLAEEKGSSKALLRALAVAGFGMMNIMLLSVSIWSGADGDTRALFHWLSALIAIPVIAYSGRPFFASALMALKHARTNMDVPISIGILLATGLSLYETATDGPHAYFDGVVMLLFFLLAGRALDGMMRDKARSGIAALLGKSAPGAMVVQPDGTTAWTKARDIQPGMTMQLAAGERLAADGVIDQGASGFDMAMLTGESDPQNKGKGDAVYAGTVNLTAPVRVRVTASGNDTSIADIARLMDEAGQHRSFHVRIADKAARYYAPAVHSLALLSFTGWMIAGAGVHQSLLIAVAVLIITCPCALGLAVPAAQVVAAGALMKRGVLVKDGSALERLATANHVIFDKTGTLTLGRPRPGSIDHLSPEEKSVALALAQASRHPLSKGLREALLAEKLTPAEINEPNEIAGEGMRALWQGQEVRLGKGDAQSEGLAVTLSIGAEAKLIRFTDPLRPDADTALAALADKGMTASILSGDTLDAVAPVARQLGLTAQAGASPQDKLETIDRLSSTGRNILMVGDGLNDGPALAAAHVSMAPGSASDVGQQAADAVFTGDSLMGPALAVHMARRTMAIVQQNFALAIGYNVLAVPLAISGMVTPLVAAVAMSLSSLIVVGNALRLSRALPSDHNEDTNEPSLATMPNMQAAPA; translated from the coding sequence GTGAACGCGGCCTATGCGCCTGTTTCGGTTGATGATGCCGCTGCCTGTGAGGATAGCCGCTTTGCCGTGCCTGCCATTCGCTGCGCCGGGTGTATCTCCAAGATTGAGCGCGGGCTGAATGCTGTCCCCGGCGTCGCGGCGGCGCGGGTCAATTTCTCCTCGAAACAGGTCGCGATTTCGCATGATCCGGCGCTGAGCGAAGCCGATCTGTTGCGCGCGATTGAGGATATCGGCTTCGAGGCGCAGATATTGGCGGATAATCCGCTGGCCGAGGAAAAGGGATCGAGCAAAGCGCTGCTGCGCGCGCTGGCGGTCGCCGGTTTTGGCATGATGAATATCATGCTGCTCTCGGTCAGCATCTGGTCGGGTGCCGATGGTGATACGCGCGCGCTGTTTCACTGGCTCTCGGCACTGATCGCCATTCCGGTGATTGCCTATTCGGGCCGTCCTTTCTTTGCCTCGGCGCTGATGGCGCTCAAACATGCGCGCACCAATATGGATGTCCCGATCAGCATCGGCATTTTGCTCGCCACCGGCCTCAGCCTGTATGAGACCGCCACCGATGGGCCGCATGCCTATTTTGATGGTGTGGTGATGCTGCTCTTCTTCCTGCTCGCCGGGCGCGCGCTTGACGGGATGATGCGTGACAAAGCGCGCAGCGGCATTGCTGCCCTGCTCGGCAAGAGCGCGCCGGGGGCCATGGTGGTGCAGCCCGATGGTACGACGGCATGGACCAAGGCACGCGATATTCAGCCGGGAATGACGATGCAATTGGCGGCGGGCGAGCGGCTGGCTGCCGATGGTGTGATCGACCAAGGCGCGAGCGGCTTTGATATGGCAATGCTCACCGGTGAGAGCGACCCGCAGAACAAGGGCAAGGGCGATGCGGTCTATGCCGGGACGGTGAACCTGACCGCGCCAGTGCGGGTGCGCGTCACCGCCAGCGGCAATGATACCAGCATTGCAGATATTGCGCGGCTGATGGATGAGGCGGGGCAGCATCGCTCCTTCCATGTCCGTATCGCCGACAAGGCCGCGCGCTATTATGCGCCAGCGGTGCACTCCCTGGCGCTGCTGTCCTTCACCGGCTGGATGATTGCGGGCGCGGGTGTGCACCAGTCGCTACTGATCGCGGTGGCGGTGTTGATTATCACCTGCCCCTGCGCGCTAGGCCTTGCGGTTCCGGCAGCGCAGGTTGTGGCCGCGGGCGCTTTGATGAAGCGCGGTGTGCTGGTCAAGGATGGCAGCGCGCTGGAGCGGCTGGCGACGGCCAATCATGTGATTTTCGACAAGACTGGTACGCTGACACTGGGCCGCCCGCGCCCGGGCAGCATTGATCATCTGTCGCCCGAAGAGAAAAGCGTGGCGCTGGCGCTGGCCCAGGCGAGCCGCCATCCGTTGAGCAAGGGATTGCGGGAGGCATTGCTGGCGGAGAAGCTGACGCCTGCGGAGATCAACGAGCCCAACGAGATTGCGGGCGAAGGCATGCGTGCGTTGTGGCAAGGGCAGGAAGTTCGGCTCGGCAAAGGCGATGCGCAGAGCGAGGGATTGGCGGTCACGCTCAGCATCGGCGCGGAAGCCAAGCTGATCCGTTTCACCGATCCATTGCGCCCCGATGCCGACACCGCATTGGCCGCGCTGGCTGACAAGGGCATGACTGCCTCAATCCTCTCCGGCGATACGCTCGATGCCGTCGCCCCGGTGGCACGGCAGCTGGGTCTGACGGCGCAGGCCGGGGCTAGCCCGCAGGATAAGCTGGAAACCATCGACCGGCTGAGTTCAACCGGACGCAATATCCTGATGGTGGGTGATGGCCTAAATGATGGCCCGGCGCTGGCCGCGGCACATGTTTCCATGGCGCCCGGTTCGGCGAGCGATGTCGGTCAGCAGGCGGCGGATGCGGTGTTCACCGGGGACTCGCTGATGGGTCCGGCCCTGGCGGTGCATATGGCGCGGCGGACCATGGCCATTGTACAACAGAATTTCGCGCTCGCCATTGGCTATAATGTGCTCGCCGTACCGCTGGCAATTTCGGGCATGGTTACGCCATTGGTTGCCGCAGTCGCCATGTCGCTATCCTCGCTGATCGTCGTCGGTAATGCGCTGCGCTTGAGCCGGGCGCTGCCCTCTGACCATAACGAAGATACCAACGAACCTTCTTTGGCAACCATGCCCAATATGCAGGCGGCCCCGGCATGA
- a CDS encoding OmpW/AlkL family protein has protein sequence MKKMMKILATAASLGAMMSATPAFAEQGDWLLRVRAINVAPSETSSSILPAFPGERVSVDNSIMPEVDITYMATDNIGFELIAATTQHTVSGRSGTTGAIGELADTWVLPPTLTAQYHFVPDGKIRPYVGAGINYTLFYEEDASNGLVDAVGATNVDLDDSFGFALQAGVDIELNERFFLNFDIKYLDIDTTATLNTTAAGTQRVNVSLDPVVVGVGLGIKL, from the coding sequence ATGAAAAAAATGATGAAAATTCTCGCAACCGCCGCCAGCTTGGGCGCTATGATGAGCGCCACGCCGGCATTTGCCGAACAAGGTGACTGGCTGCTCCGGGTCCGCGCCATCAATGTCGCGCCGAGCGAAACCAGCAGCAGCATTTTGCCCGCCTTTCCCGGAGAGCGGGTCAGCGTCGACAATTCGATCATGCCCGAGGTCGACATTACCTATATGGCCACCGACAATATCGGCTTTGAGCTGATCGCGGCGACCACGCAGCACACCGTATCAGGCCGCAGCGGTACCACTGGCGCCATCGGCGAACTGGCCGACACCTGGGTATTGCCACCGACGCTGACGGCGCAATATCACTTTGTTCCCGATGGCAAGATACGGCCTTATGTCGGTGCCGGTATCAACTACACGCTCTTCTATGAAGAAGATGCCAGCAATGGGCTGGTCGACGCGGTCGGCGCGACCAATGTTGATCTCGATGACAGCTTCGGCTTTGCGCTGCAGGCCGGGGTGGATATCGAACTGAATGAGCGGTTTTTCCTCAACTTCGATATCAAATATCTCGATATCGACACCACTGCGACACTGAACACCACCGCCGCAGGCACGCAGCGGGTCAACGTCTCCCTTGATCCGGTTGTTGTCGGCGTTGGACTCGGCATCAAGCTATAG